One Cedecea neteri DNA segment encodes these proteins:
- a CDS encoding PLP-dependent aminotransferase family protein has protein sequence MKKKFAPLTVASHPAQPRYQQIARQLKQAINSGELAAGSRLPSSRTLALELGVARATVENAYGDLVAQGWLERRGQAGTFVSPSVKHDPGGQNISAAHPQGAPRPFQMGLPALDLFPRAIWARLMGRRLRQQTRFDLMLPEPGGEASLKQAIVDYLRFSRSIDCQPEQIFITSGFQAALALVLATLARPGDGIWLEDPGYRFVRPDFAKAGMAIRAIPVDDEGMQVDYGVNHFPNARFALLTPAHQSPSGVALSLSRRHALLEWASREQSWVIEDDYDSEFRYHGKPLPPLKSLDSPQRVIYAGTFSKSMFPALRVAWLVVPSHAVEDFQRQARRQPCTAPILIQQAIADFLREGHFWRHLKKMRQCYAERRLWLEEALREQGFTVVPQEGGIQMVMQVEGDDLIIEGKARAAGLAVQALSRWRIEHAGPGGLLLSFTNISSYEMAQRYALQLRLAIK, from the coding sequence ATGAAGAAAAAATTCGCGCCGCTGACCGTGGCCTCTCATCCCGCTCAGCCGCGCTACCAGCAAATCGCCCGTCAGCTAAAGCAGGCGATCAACAGCGGCGAGCTGGCTGCAGGGAGTCGCCTGCCCTCCAGCCGGACGCTGGCGCTGGAGCTGGGAGTTGCCAGAGCCACGGTTGAGAATGCTTATGGCGATTTAGTGGCTCAGGGCTGGCTGGAGCGGCGTGGGCAGGCGGGCACTTTTGTGAGTCCGTCGGTAAAGCACGATCCCGGTGGTCAAAACATTTCGGCCGCTCACCCGCAAGGAGCGCCCAGGCCTTTTCAGATGGGGCTTCCCGCGCTGGATCTCTTCCCTCGCGCGATTTGGGCCAGGCTGATGGGGCGGCGGTTACGGCAGCAAACTCGTTTTGACCTGATGCTGCCGGAACCTGGCGGGGAAGCCTCATTGAAGCAGGCGATTGTGGATTACCTACGCTTCTCACGCAGTATTGACTGCCAGCCGGAGCAAATCTTTATTACCTCCGGGTTCCAGGCCGCTTTAGCCCTGGTACTCGCCACGCTTGCGCGACCGGGGGATGGCATCTGGCTGGAAGATCCCGGCTACCGCTTTGTTCGGCCTGATTTTGCCAAAGCCGGGATGGCGATCCGGGCGATCCCCGTGGACGATGAAGGCATGCAGGTTGATTACGGCGTGAACCATTTTCCCAATGCTCGTTTTGCGCTTTTGACGCCCGCGCACCAAAGCCCGTCAGGCGTGGCGCTCTCTCTTTCACGGCGGCACGCGCTGCTGGAATGGGCCAGCCGGGAACAAAGCTGGGTCATTGAAGATGACTACGACAGCGAGTTTCGCTACCACGGTAAGCCCTTGCCGCCGCTAAAAAGTCTGGACAGCCCGCAGCGGGTTATTTACGCGGGGACTTTCAGCAAATCGATGTTTCCGGCCCTGCGTGTTGCATGGCTGGTGGTGCCTTCCCACGCGGTAGAAGATTTTCAGCGTCAGGCTCGCAGGCAACCCTGTACCGCTCCGATTCTTATTCAGCAGGCGATTGCCGACTTCTTGAGGGAAGGGCATTTCTGGCGGCACTTAAAAAAAATGCGTCAGTGCTACGCCGAACGTCGGTTATGGCTCGAGGAGGCGCTACGTGAGCAAGGGTTTACGGTTGTGCCTCAGGAAGGCGGCATTCAGATGGTGATGCAAGTCGAAGGTGACGATTTGATCATCGAAGGCAAAGCCAGAGCCGCAGGACTTGCTGTGCAGGCGCTTAGCCGCTGGCGAATTGAACACGCCGGGCCTGGCGGTTTGCTACTGAGTTTTACCAATATCAGCTCGTATGAAATGGCCCAGCGCTATGCGCTTCAACTGCGGTTGGCCATAAAGTAA
- a CDS encoding DUF2623 family protein, with amino-acid sequence MDNHFGKGLMAGMKARQADSAVNVERFCADYKRGFVLGFTHHMAEQTGDRQRAAWEAGVLTRRYQLDKESVADFLKEVNADVVVRCFFAGYEKGY; translated from the coding sequence ATGGATAACCATTTTGGTAAGGGCCTGATGGCCGGAATGAAAGCCCGACAGGCGGACAGCGCGGTTAACGTGGAGCGTTTTTGTGCGGATTACAAACGCGGCTTTGTGCTGGGCTTTACTCACCATATGGCCGAGCAGACCGGCGATCGCCAGCGTGCTGCCTGGGAGGCCGGGGTGTTAACCCGTCGCTATCAGCTGGATAAAGAGTCGGTGGCTGACTTCCTGAAAGAGGTCAACGCGGACGTTGTGGTTCGATGTTTCTTTGCGGGTTATGAGAAGGGCTATTGA
- a CDS encoding DUF2002 family protein: MYLRPDEVARVLEKSGFTMDVVTAKTYGYRRGENYVYVNREARMGRTALIIHPTLRERSQSLAEPASEMKTCDHYQQFPLYLAGETHEHYGIPHGFSSRIALERYLTGLFGESE; this comes from the coding sequence ATGTATTTACGACCGGATGAGGTGGCCCGAGTGCTTGAGAAATCGGGTTTTACCATGGATGTGGTAACGGCAAAAACCTACGGCTACCGTCGTGGTGAGAATTACGTTTATGTTAACCGCGAAGCGCGCATGGGGCGCACCGCCCTGATTATTCACCCCACTCTGAGAGAGCGCAGCCAGTCGCTGGCCGAACCGGCTTCAGAGATGAAAACCTGCGATCACTACCAGCAGTTCCCGCTCTATCTTGCCGGCGAAACGCACGAGCACTACGGTATTCCGCACGGTTTCAGTTCCCGCATTGCGCTGGAAAGATATCTGACAGGGTTATTTGGCGAGTCTGAATAA
- a CDS encoding histidine phosphatase family protein gives MRAILVRHGESEGNQQGIIQGRLDSQLTARGIRQSFALADALADLTVAHIYTSPALRARHTADVLTSKLHSQITVDERLQERDFGLLQGINTMEARKQHPELFGALLSGDPLRVSSQGESLDNVSHRLFSCLKALNERHQNDTVIIVSHGHALEIAIWQLKGALITDDLRQYGHQNCSYSIMNIEGECINLVKWGIATHLRNI, from the coding sequence ATGCGGGCAATTCTGGTGCGGCATGGCGAAAGTGAGGGGAATCAACAAGGCATTATTCAGGGAAGGCTGGACAGCCAACTTACGGCGCGGGGCATCCGGCAGAGCTTTGCGCTGGCTGACGCGTTGGCCGATTTAACTGTGGCGCATATTTACACGTCACCAGCGCTACGTGCCCGGCACACAGCGGATGTGCTGACCAGTAAATTACACAGTCAGATAACCGTAGATGAACGTCTGCAGGAACGTGATTTTGGGCTGCTTCAGGGGATAAATACGATGGAGGCGCGAAAACAGCATCCTGAGTTATTTGGCGCCCTGCTATCGGGCGATCCGCTGCGGGTAAGTTCTCAGGGTGAAAGCCTGGATAATGTGAGTCATCGCCTGTTTTCCTGCCTGAAAGCGCTAAACGAACGTCACCAGAATGATACCGTTATTATTGTCAGCCATGGCCATGCTTTGGAAATTGCTATCTGGCAATTGAAAGGCGCTTTAATTACCGACGATCTCCGGCAATATGGGCATCAAAACTGCAGTTATAGCATCATGAATATTGAAGGTGAATGTATCAATTTGGTTAAATGGGGTATTGCGACGCATTTACGCAATATTTGA
- a CDS encoding ArsR/SmtB family transcription factor produces MTSELSQLQSSADEAAKLLKAMSNPRRLLILCLLLDSPGTGAGELAAAAGLSPSATSQHLAKMKDEGLIERQRDAQRVLYFIKDSAVREVIATLKTIYCP; encoded by the coding sequence ATGACATCTGAACTATCCCAACTCCAGTCCAGTGCGGATGAAGCCGCAAAACTGCTTAAAGCCATGAGCAATCCCCGGCGCTTGCTGATCCTCTGCCTTCTCCTCGACTCCCCAGGCACCGGGGCCGGAGAACTGGCTGCCGCCGCAGGATTAAGCCCATCAGCGACCTCCCAACACCTGGCGAAAATGAAGGATGAAGGCCTCATTGAGCGCCAGCGTGATGCGCAGCGAGTGCTCTATTTCATCAAAGATAGCGCGGTACGCGAAGTGATCGCGACGCTGAAAACCATTTACTGCCCCTGA
- the nrdF gene encoding class 1b ribonucleoside-diphosphate reductase subunit beta → MTQLTRVSAINWNKIEDDKDLEVWNRLTSNFWLPEKVPLSNDIPAWQSLSGQEQQLVIRVFTGLTLLDTIQNTVGAPALMADSLTPHEEAVMSNISFMEAVHARSYSSIFSTLCQTKDVDAAYDWSEQNDALQRKAAIILGHYRDNDPLKKKIASVFLESFLFYSGFWLPMYYSSRGKLTNTADLIRLIIRDEAVHGYYIGYKYQKALTQQSPERQTELQNFALDLLMDLYDNELAYSETLYRELGWEDEVKAFLSYNANKALMNLGYQALFPAEMAEVNPAILAALSPNADENHDFFSGSGSSYVMGKAVETEDEDWDF, encoded by the coding sequence ATGACGCAACTGACGCGCGTAAGCGCCATCAATTGGAACAAAATCGAGGACGATAAAGACCTCGAGGTCTGGAACCGCCTGACCAGTAACTTCTGGCTGCCGGAGAAAGTCCCGCTCTCTAATGACATTCCGGCCTGGCAATCGCTCAGCGGGCAGGAGCAGCAGCTCGTTATCCGTGTGTTTACCGGGCTGACGCTGTTGGACACTATTCAGAATACCGTGGGCGCCCCGGCGCTGATGGCCGATTCGCTGACGCCACACGAAGAGGCGGTGATGTCGAATATCAGCTTTATGGAAGCGGTGCACGCCCGTTCCTACAGCTCGATATTTTCCACGCTCTGCCAGACCAAAGACGTGGACGCCGCCTACGACTGGAGCGAGCAGAACGACGCCCTGCAGCGCAAAGCCGCGATCATTCTGGGCCATTATCGGGACAACGACCCGCTGAAGAAGAAAATTGCCAGCGTGTTCCTCGAGTCCTTCCTGTTTTACTCCGGCTTCTGGCTGCCGATGTATTACTCCAGCCGCGGCAAGCTGACCAACACTGCCGATCTCATCCGGCTGATCATCCGCGATGAGGCGGTGCACGGCTATTACATCGGCTACAAATACCAGAAAGCGCTGACACAGCAGAGCCCCGAACGCCAGACCGAGCTGCAAAATTTTGCCCTCGATCTGCTGATGGATCTCTACGATAACGAGCTGGCGTACAGCGAAACGCTTTACCGTGAGCTGGGCTGGGAAGACGAAGTGAAGGCGTTTCTGAGCTACAACGCCAATAAAGCGCTGATGAACCTGGGCTACCAGGCGCTGTTCCCGGCGGAGATGGCGGAAGTCAACCCGGCCATTCTCGCCGCCCTGTCCCCCAATGCCGACGAGAACCACGATTTCTTCTCCGGCTCAGGCTCCTCTTACGTGATGGGCAAGGCGGTTGAAACCGAGGACGAGGATTGGGATTTCTAG
- a CDS encoding alginate lyase family protein, translating to MSLFRCSVLALLCGSAPLAFGAPLLLDTAQLAHSKQEISQQNPALMPAWQALKHKADQALIHPLYSITQKSPGAPAGDPHDYYSFSDYWWPDPKSPDGLPWVRKDGQINPAAVGKQSDKARLNSMTDDVWNLALAWQLSGKDAYADKARQQLVNWFITPETRMTPNLAYAQTIPGRKGVRGTGILDGRGFVRLIDAIELLHDGGKLDDKTWRSLRQWYRDYYQWLTTSENGKKEAAAENNHGTWYDVQAAAIALWLGDKDAAKQRLISATQRIPVQFDAKGVPVTEIERTRSWHYSNFILDAWNPLGLLGEKVGVNVWQAKSGEHSLQNGYLYIAQFVDSQTPWPYPNIEPFKPDEALENIVTAAHAWRENNTFQDKAKWLLNRNKTAVINLIAKP from the coding sequence ATGTCGTTATTTCGTTGTTCTGTTTTGGCGCTGCTTTGCGGCAGCGCACCGTTAGCCTTTGGCGCCCCGCTGCTGCTGGACACGGCACAGCTGGCGCACAGTAAGCAAGAGATTAGCCAGCAGAATCCGGCGCTCATGCCAGCCTGGCAAGCCCTCAAGCATAAAGCCGATCAGGCGCTGATTCATCCGCTCTACAGTATCACCCAAAAAAGCCCCGGCGCACCGGCAGGCGATCCCCACGACTATTACAGCTTTTCTGACTACTGGTGGCCCGATCCTAAAAGCCCCGATGGCCTGCCGTGGGTGAGAAAAGATGGCCAGATCAATCCCGCCGCCGTCGGCAAACAAAGTGACAAAGCCCGCCTGAACAGCATGACAGATGACGTATGGAATCTGGCGCTGGCCTGGCAACTTTCCGGCAAAGATGCCTATGCGGATAAAGCCCGCCAGCAGCTGGTGAACTGGTTTATCACGCCGGAAACCCGGATGACGCCGAATCTCGCCTACGCCCAGACTATTCCCGGACGAAAAGGCGTGCGCGGCACCGGTATTCTCGACGGACGCGGTTTTGTGCGGCTGATCGACGCCATTGAATTGCTGCACGACGGCGGCAAGCTGGATGATAAAACCTGGCGCTCGCTCAGGCAGTGGTATCGGGATTATTACCAGTGGCTGACCACCAGCGAAAACGGCAAAAAAGAGGCCGCGGCTGAAAATAACCATGGCACCTGGTACGACGTTCAGGCCGCCGCGATTGCCCTGTGGCTGGGGGATAAAGACGCAGCCAAACAACGTTTAATTTCTGCCACCCAGCGCATTCCGGTGCAGTTTGACGCCAAAGGCGTGCCGGTAACGGAAATTGAGCGCACGCGTTCCTGGCACTACAGCAACTTTATTCTGGATGCCTGGAACCCGTTAGGGCTGTTGGGTGAAAAAGTTGGGGTCAACGTCTGGCAGGCCAAAAGCGGTGAACACAGCCTGCAAAATGGCTACCTGTACATCGCCCAGTTTGTCGATAGCCAGACTCCGTGGCCATACCCCAATATCGAGCCGTTCAAGCCCGATGAAGCTCTGGAAAATATTGTTACCGCCGCGCATGCCTGGCGGGAAAATAATACATTTCAAGACAAAGCCAAATGGCTGCTTAACAGGAATAAAACTGCCGTTATTAATTTAATTGCTAAGCCGTAA
- the nrdH gene encoding glutaredoxin-like protein NrdH — protein sequence MRITIYTKDDCVQCHATKRAMESRGFAFEMINLDQCPEAADDLRAQGFRQLPVVVTEAESWSGFRPDMINRLCVAASV from the coding sequence ATGCGCATTACTATTTACACTAAAGATGATTGTGTTCAGTGCCATGCGACAAAACGGGCGATGGAGAGCCGGGGTTTTGCCTTCGAAATGATTAATCTTGATCAGTGTCCGGAGGCGGCTGACGACCTGAGAGCCCAGGGCTTCCGCCAGCTGCCGGTGGTGGTAACAGAAGCCGAAAGCTGGAGTGGTTTTCGCCCGGATATGATCAATCGCCTCTGCGTTGCCGCCAGCGTATGA
- a CDS encoding rhodanese family protein, translating to MTISAILPEEAKKLIAGGAALIDIREPDEHARENIPEAHLMPLSAIENGARLGPLDPHDVVIFHCQSGMRSSQHAQKLAALAEPAQVMLLAGGLEAWKKGGQEVLADKSQPLPIMRQVQIVAGTLILLGVVLGYSVNSGFFLLSGFVGAGLLFAGISGFCGMARVLAWLPWNRR from the coding sequence ATGACTATTTCAGCCATCTTGCCAGAAGAAGCGAAAAAGCTCATTGCCGGCGGTGCCGCGCTGATCGACATCCGCGAGCCAGATGAACATGCCCGCGAGAACATTCCAGAGGCGCATCTGATGCCGCTTTCCGCGATTGAAAACGGCGCCAGGCTGGGGCCACTCGATCCCCATGATGTGGTGATTTTCCATTGCCAGTCCGGAATGCGTTCTTCTCAGCATGCCCAAAAACTGGCGGCGCTTGCCGAACCGGCCCAGGTCATGCTGCTGGCCGGTGGCCTCGAAGCGTGGAAAAAAGGCGGACAGGAGGTTCTGGCGGATAAAAGTCAGCCTCTGCCAATCATGCGGCAGGTACAAATTGTCGCCGGCACGTTAATCCTGCTTGGGGTTGTGCTCGGGTACAGTGTTAATAGCGGATTTTTCCTGCTATCAGGTTTCGTGGGAGCCGGTTTATTGTTCGCAGGTATCAGCGGATTTTGCGGTATGGCGCGCGTACTGGCCTGGCTGCCGTGGAACCGGCGCTAG
- a CDS encoding DUF883 family protein: MASRANKNNVDDQVDEINNDVSQLADTLEDVLKSFGSDAKDEVDAARKKAEALLKETRARINGNQGRVTQAARDAVGCADSYVRDKPWQSVGIGAAVGIVLGALLVSRR; the protein is encoded by the coding sequence ATGGCTAGCCGAGCAAACAAAAATAACGTTGACGATCAGGTAGACGAAATCAATAACGATGTCAGCCAGCTGGCGGATACGCTGGAAGATGTACTGAAGTCCTTCGGGAGCGACGCAAAAGATGAAGTTGATGCCGCACGCAAAAAAGCCGAAGCGCTTCTGAAAGAGACCCGTGCAAGGATTAACGGCAATCAGGGTCGAGTGACGCAAGCCGCGCGAGATGCCGTTGGCTGCGCAGATTCCTATGTTCGCGACAAACCCTGGCAGAGCGTGGGGATTGGCGCGGCGGTAGGTATTGTCCTTGGGGCATTGCTGGTGTCACGCCGCTAA
- a CDS encoding carboxymuconolactone decarboxylase family protein — protein MIELRQPYYELSPNVIKPMRQALQGLENGPLSNELIELVFLRVSQINGCAYCLEMHAKALRKSGVDQVKLDSLAGWKVSHQFTEKERAALAWAEALTLIADSNAEDDVYQPLLQFFSAEEIVDLTLAASMMNAFNRVAIGMRQ, from the coding sequence ATGATCGAATTACGTCAGCCTTACTATGAGCTTTCCCCCAACGTGATCAAACCGATGCGGCAGGCGCTGCAGGGGCTGGAAAATGGCCCTCTGAGCAACGAGCTAATCGAGCTGGTTTTCCTGCGTGTGTCGCAGATTAACGGCTGTGCTTATTGCCTGGAGATGCATGCCAAAGCGCTGCGTAAATCCGGCGTTGATCAGGTGAAGCTGGATTCGCTGGCGGGCTGGAAAGTCAGTCACCAGTTCACAGAAAAAGAGCGTGCGGCGCTGGCGTGGGCAGAAGCGCTCACCCTGATTGCCGACAGCAATGCCGAAGATGATGTGTACCAGCCGCTGCTGCAGTTTTTCAGCGCCGAGGAGATTGTTGATTTGACGCTGGCGGCCAGCATGATGAATGCGTTTAACCGGGTTGCGATTGGGATGAGGCAGTAA
- the nrdE gene encoding class 1b ribonucleoside-diphosphate reductase subunit alpha codes for MLNLYDKEGNIQFDKDKQAVESFFAQHVLPNTVSFPSLQAKLDYLVAEHYYDDAVLTRYSRPFILELFDRAHGSGFQFQTFLGAWKYYTSYTLKTWDGKQYLEHFPDRVCMVALTLAQGDEPLATRLMEEMLSGRFQPATPTFLNCGKKQRGELVSCFILRIEDNMESIGRAVNSALQLSKRGGGVAFLLSNLREAGAPIKRIENQSSGVIPVMKMLEDAFSYANQLGARQGAGAVYLNAHHPDILRFLDTKRENADEKIRIKTLSLGVTIPDITFQLAKTNQQMALFSPYDVERIYGKPFGDISVNDLYQQMVDDDRIHKSWINARDFFQTLAEIQFESGYPYIMFEDTVNRANPIAGRINMSNLCSEILQVNSASTYDENLDYAQTGKDISCNLGSLNIAHTMDSADFGRTVETAIRGLTAVSDMSHIRSVPSVEVGNAASHAIGLGQMNLHGYLAREGIAYGSAEGLDFTNIYFYTITWHALRASNALARERQQRFAGFEQSRYASGEYFRQYLEQTWEPKTEKVRGLFAKAGIAIPTREQWLQLCDDVREHGLYNQNLQAIPPTGSISYINHATSSIHPIVSRIEIRKEGKTGRVYYPAPFMTNDNLEFYQDAYDIGPEKIIDTYAEATRHVDQGLSLTLFFRDTATTRDINKAQIYAWKKGIKTLYYIRLRQLALEGTEVQGCVSCAL; via the coding sequence ATGCTCAACCTCTATGACAAAGAGGGAAACATCCAGTTTGATAAAGACAAACAGGCCGTAGAAAGCTTCTTTGCGCAGCACGTTTTGCCGAACACCGTCAGCTTCCCCAGCCTGCAGGCGAAGCTGGACTATCTGGTGGCCGAGCACTATTACGACGATGCCGTGCTAACCCGCTATTCGCGCCCGTTTATCCTAGAGCTGTTCGATAGAGCCCACGGCAGCGGCTTTCAGTTCCAGACCTTTTTAGGCGCATGGAAGTACTACACCAGCTACACCCTGAAAACCTGGGACGGGAAACAGTATCTGGAACATTTCCCGGACCGCGTTTGCATGGTGGCGCTGACCCTGGCGCAGGGAGATGAGCCGCTTGCCACACGCCTGATGGAAGAGATGCTCAGCGGCCGTTTCCAGCCCGCCACGCCAACGTTCCTCAACTGCGGTAAGAAGCAACGGGGCGAACTGGTTTCCTGCTTCATACTGCGGATTGAGGACAATATGGAGTCGATTGGCCGCGCGGTTAACTCGGCGCTCCAGCTTTCCAAACGTGGCGGTGGCGTCGCCTTCCTGCTTTCGAACCTGCGTGAAGCCGGGGCGCCCATCAAACGCATTGAGAACCAGTCATCGGGCGTGATCCCGGTAATGAAAATGCTGGAAGACGCTTTTTCCTACGCCAATCAGCTTGGTGCACGCCAGGGCGCGGGTGCGGTTTACCTTAACGCGCACCACCCGGATATTCTGCGCTTCCTCGATACCAAACGGGAAAATGCCGACGAGAAGATCCGCATTAAAACGCTGTCGCTCGGGGTGACTATCCCGGACATCACCTTCCAGCTCGCCAAAACCAATCAGCAGATGGCGCTGTTTTCGCCTTACGACGTGGAGAGAATCTACGGCAAGCCGTTTGGCGACATCAGCGTCAACGATCTTTATCAGCAGATGGTGGACGACGACCGCATTCACAAAAGCTGGATCAACGCCCGCGATTTCTTCCAGACGCTGGCGGAGATCCAGTTTGAATCCGGCTACCCGTACATCATGTTTGAAGACACGGTTAACCGCGCCAACCCGATTGCCGGGCGTATCAATATGAGCAATCTCTGCTCGGAAATTTTGCAGGTAAACAGCGCCTCGACCTACGATGAAAACCTGGATTACGCGCAAACGGGCAAAGATATTTCCTGCAACCTGGGTTCGCTGAACATCGCGCATACCATGGATTCTGCGGATTTTGGCCGCACCGTGGAGACCGCCATTCGCGGCCTGACGGCGGTGTCTGATATGAGCCATATTCGCTCAGTCCCGTCGGTCGAAGTCGGGAATGCCGCCTCCCATGCCATTGGCCTGGGACAAATGAATCTTCACGGCTACCTGGCGCGCGAGGGCATTGCCTACGGCTCAGCGGAAGGGCTGGATTTCACCAATATCTATTTCTACACCATCACCTGGCACGCGCTTCGCGCTTCCAATGCTTTAGCCCGCGAACGGCAGCAGCGTTTTGCCGGTTTTGAGCAATCCCGCTACGCCAGCGGCGAATACTTCCGCCAGTACCTCGAGCAAACATGGGAGCCAAAAACGGAGAAAGTCCGGGGGCTGTTTGCCAAAGCGGGGATTGCGATTCCAACCCGCGAACAGTGGCTGCAGTTGTGCGACGACGTGCGCGAACACGGCCTGTACAACCAGAATTTGCAGGCGATCCCTCCGACGGGATCGATCTCTTACATCAATCACGCGACTTCGAGCATCCACCCGATTGTCTCCCGGATTGAGATCCGCAAAGAGGGTAAAACGGGGCGTGTGTATTACCCCGCCCCGTTTATGACCAACGACAATCTGGAGTTTTACCAGGACGCCTACGACATCGGCCCGGAAAAGATCATCGACACCTACGCCGAGGCCACCCGACACGTTGACCAGGGGCTTTCGCTGACGCTGTTCTTCCGCGATACCGCCACCACCCGCGACATTAATAAAGCGCAAATTTATGCCTGGAAGAAAGGCATTAAAACGCTCTACTACATTCGTCTGCGGCAGCTGGCGCTGGAAGGCACCGAGGTGCAGGGCTGCGTGTCCTGCGCGCTATAA
- a CDS encoding L-alanine exporter AlaE, with product MFSPESRLRHAAADIFAMVVYCSVVNMMIEIFLSGMTFEQSLSSRLVAVPVNIIIAWPYGFYRDAFMRTARRLTPASWAKNLADVLAYVTFQSPVYVVILWSVGADWHQIVAAVTSNLLVSMMMGAAYGYFLDFCRRLFRVSGQMGMKAGA from the coding sequence ATGTTTTCCCCTGAGTCACGCTTACGCCATGCCGCCGCAGATATTTTTGCAATGGTAGTGTATTGCTCGGTAGTGAACATGATGATTGAGATTTTCCTCTCAGGTATGACCTTCGAGCAGTCGCTCTCTTCCCGCCTGGTCGCCGTGCCAGTCAACATTATTATCGCCTGGCCCTACGGCTTCTACCGCGATGCCTTTATGCGCACCGCGCGCCGCCTGACTCCGGCGAGCTGGGCGAAAAACCTGGCCGACGTGCTGGCTTATGTGACTTTCCAGTCCCCGGTCTATGTGGTGATTTTATGGAGCGTGGGCGCTGACTGGCACCAGATTGTGGCTGCCGTGACCTCAAATCTGCTGGTGTCGATGATGATGGGTGCCGCTTACGGCTACTTCCTGGATTTCTGCCGCCGCCTGTTTCGCGTCAGCGGCCAGATGGGCATGAAAGCGGGCGCCTGA
- the nrdI gene encoding class Ib ribonucleoside-diphosphate reductase assembly flavoprotein NrdI: MSTLVYFSSESENTLRFIERLGLPALRIPLEVKARLEVTEPYILIVPSYGGGGIAGAVPPQVIRFLNNPNNRALIRGVIASGNRSFGEGFCRAGDVISQKCQVPYLYRFELLGTPQDIDNVRKGVSEFWQRQKQSV; the protein is encoded by the coding sequence ATGAGCACCCTCGTCTACTTCTCCAGCGAGTCGGAAAACACCCTGCGTTTTATCGAACGCCTGGGGCTACCCGCCTTACGCATTCCCCTGGAGGTAAAAGCGCGCCTGGAAGTGACGGAACCCTACATTTTAATCGTGCCCAGCTATGGCGGCGGCGGCATTGCCGGGGCGGTACCGCCGCAGGTGATCCGCTTCCTGAACAACCCGAACAATCGCGCGCTGATCCGCGGCGTGATCGCCAGCGGCAACCGCAGCTTTGGCGAAGGGTTTTGCCGGGCCGGGGACGTCATTTCACAAAAATGCCAGGTGCCTTATCTCTACCGTTTTGAGCTATTGGGCACCCCGCAAGACATCGACAACGTGCGTAAGGGAGTAAGCGAATTTTGGCAACGACAGAAGCAGTCCGTTTAG